The following proteins are encoded in a genomic region of Lentilitoribacter sp. Alg239-R112:
- a CDS encoding DUF6879 family protein: protein MIEIVLLLAALGVLIFELKSEFHSWLSSLITLIRASSNFSSTKDEIFRERYDNIMIELNELCEGRYSLSNISEVYDDDIRSIRLLQKGDTLRSMCPVQGTAKDAEKQLSNKNFIASMEAHYRAADRKANIHRIYIFESSATFKSDLVQNHLMNSAFLPSSSTKERLLSVSIILLDDDRFHDARELPHDFIIFGDRKVSVGRIAQDSRVAGGDVFVDRQSVAKYRMEYDRLLRISEDYEKFELQKS, encoded by the coding sequence TTGATTGAAATTGTTTTGTTGTTGGCGGCTTTGGGTGTTCTTATTTTTGAGCTGAAATCTGAATTTCATTCGTGGTTATCTTCACTCATAACATTGATAAGAGCATCAAGTAATTTCTCTAGCACAAAGGATGAGATTTTCCGCGAACGATACGACAATATAATGATAGAGCTGAATGAACTTTGTGAAGGAAGATACTCGCTGTCGAATATAAGCGAAGTTTATGACGACGATATAAGATCAATTCGTTTGTTGCAGAAAGGAGATACTTTGCGTTCAATGTGTCCCGTTCAGGGCACCGCGAAGGATGCTGAGAAACAACTAAGCAACAAGAACTTTATTGCTTCAATGGAGGCGCACTATCGTGCAGCTGATAGAAAGGCAAACATTCATCGTATTTATATATTTGAATCAAGCGCGACATTTAAAAGTGATCTGGTTCAAAACCATTTGATGAACTCGGCCTTTCTTCCAAGTTCTTCCACAAAAGAACGGCTACTAAGTGTGTCAATCATATTATTGGATGACGATAGATTTCATGATGCACGTGAGCTTCCTCACGACTTCATAATTTTTGGTGATAGGAAGGTATCAGTGGGGAGAATAGCGCAAGATTCTCGCGTGGCTGGGGGTGATGTTTTTGTTGATCGGCAGTCTGTTGCAAAATACCGAATGGAATATGACCGATTGTTACGTATTTCAGAGGATTACGAAAAATTTGAGCTACAAAAAAGTTGA
- a CDS encoding class I SAM-dependent methyltransferase codes for MISDLNFGLPLEYQLMPDWFDAHNIKADTEDKNASLLETLSAYDVKSVLDMTCGTGSQVFHLSKHDFDVIGSDFSPELLKIAREKSKALGKNLSFIDGDMRDIQVGRFDAVITMFNAIGHVSKHDFLKTIGNVRNNLKPGGFYVFDIFNLEAMSDDAIKSLEVVQEKEVGSARFHQHQISQIDHERGLMISTDHYDIHWHDGRREQCQNTFMLQIYTADELKDLLQQSGFAVVKQTELDGSELIDDKSLEILTVAKKLS; via the coding sequence ATGATTTCAGATTTAAATTTCGGTTTGCCGCTTGAGTATCAGCTTATGCCTGATTGGTTTGATGCGCATAATATAAAAGCCGATACAGAAGATAAAAATGCTAGCTTGCTGGAAACTCTTTCCGCCTATGATGTAAAGTCAGTGCTTGATATGACCTGCGGAACCGGCAGTCAGGTGTTTCATTTATCCAAGCATGATTTTGATGTGATTGGGTCAGATTTCAGTCCAGAGCTTTTGAAAATTGCGCGCGAAAAATCAAAAGCTTTGGGCAAAAATCTCTCGTTTATCGATGGTGATATGCGCGATATTCAAGTTGGGCGATTTGACGCGGTCATCACAATGTTCAATGCTATTGGACATGTATCCAAACATGATTTTTTAAAAACGATCGGCAATGTGCGCAACAATCTCAAGCCCGGTGGGTTTTATGTCTTTGATATCTTTAACTTGGAAGCGATGAGCGATGATGCCATAAAATCCCTGGAGGTTGTTCAGGAAAAAGAAGTCGGAAGTGCGCGTTTTCATCAACATCAAATCTCACAGATTGATCATGAAAGAGGTTTGATGATCTCGACGGATCATTATGATATTCATTGGCATGATGGACGACGAGAGCAGTGCCAAAATACCTTTATGTTACAAATCTATACAGCTGACGAGTTGAAAGATTTATTACAGCAATCTGGTTTTGCGGTTGTCAAACAAACCGAGCTCGATGGATCGGAGTTAATCGACGATAAATCGCTGGAAATTTTAACAGTCGCAAAAAAGTTGAGCTGA
- a CDS encoding MarR family winged helix-turn-helix transcriptional regulator: MKKLGISEFELSSFLPFELYQASEVLSQSFAKIYRDRYDITRDEWRVFAHLGQGDILNFTEISEASKLNKTTVSRAVFKLEKRNWISRSFDSRDRRIQYLSLTDLGTKVYKELSDAALIFNQHLIDRLGEGDYRTAVSALQKLQNLD, from the coding sequence ATGAAGAAATTAGGAATATCTGAATTTGAACTTAGTTCCTTCTTGCCATTTGAGCTTTATCAAGCTTCGGAAGTGTTAAGCCAATCCTTTGCTAAAATATATCGAGATCGATATGATATCACGCGAGATGAATGGCGTGTCTTTGCGCATCTCGGCCAAGGAGATATATTAAATTTTACCGAGATAAGTGAAGCCTCCAAACTCAATAAAACCACCGTGTCACGCGCTGTTTTCAAGCTCGAGAAGCGCAACTGGATATCTCGATCTTTCGACAGTAGGGATCGCAGAATTCAGTACCTTTCACTGACTGATCTTGGGACAAAAGTTTATAAAGAGCTGTCTGACGCCGCCTTGATTTTTAATCAGCACCTAATAGATCGGTTAGGTGAAGGTGATTATCGGACGGCTGTTTCCGCGTTGCAAAAACTTCAAAATCTCGATTGA
- a CDS encoding ROK family transcriptional regulator, whose translation MSFVEQQPIQKAADPSGGANQVRVRAYNERLVLSLVRRHGSLPKSEIAKRSGLTPQTVSVIMRSLEKDGLLLKGTPQKGKVGQPSVPMSLKPDGAYSVGLKIGRRSADLVLVDFLGRELGKLTSTYQYPLPQDILKFADAGIKQLCQHFSSKQRSRISGIGVSMPFELWNWAEKINAPQNEMDAWRNFDFKVELSSLFSYPIFIQNDATAACGAELVFGHGLELSDFVYFFIGTFVGGGIVLNHSVYSGRTGNAGVFGPMPAIDENGKITTLIDHASIFTLEKKLQSEGIDRSPLWHSAKAWDGLGIFLDDWIENTARHLARAIVASCAVIDFEAAIIDGAFPSQIRHRIVEAIKIELESLDTRGLNSPNVLEGIVGHNARVIGGACQPLLSKFLLNQNVLFKEMT comes from the coding sequence TTGTCTTTTGTAGAACAACAACCAATCCAAAAAGCAGCTGATCCAAGCGGTGGAGCCAATCAGGTGCGCGTCCGCGCTTACAACGAGCGCCTCGTTCTATCCCTCGTGCGGCGCCATGGCAGTCTTCCAAAATCAGAAATTGCAAAGCGCTCAGGATTAACACCTCAGACCGTATCTGTGATTATGCGCAGCCTTGAGAAGGATGGGTTACTTTTAAAAGGCACACCACAAAAAGGAAAAGTCGGGCAACCTTCTGTTCCCATGTCACTTAAACCTGATGGGGCATATTCAGTTGGCTTGAAAATTGGCCGCAGAAGTGCAGATTTAGTTTTGGTTGATTTTCTCGGTAGAGAACTAGGCAAACTGACATCCACTTATCAATATCCCCTCCCACAGGACATTTTGAAATTTGCTGACGCTGGCATTAAACAATTATGTCAGCATTTTAGCTCAAAACAGCGAAGCAGAATTTCAGGAATTGGCGTTTCAATGCCATTTGAGCTTTGGAATTGGGCGGAGAAAATAAACGCGCCACAAAATGAAATGGACGCGTGGCGTAACTTTGATTTCAAAGTCGAGTTATCTTCACTCTTTTCATATCCGATATTCATACAAAACGATGCCACAGCCGCATGTGGTGCAGAGCTCGTTTTTGGTCACGGGTTAGAGCTTAGTGATTTCGTTTATTTCTTTATCGGCACATTCGTTGGTGGCGGCATTGTTCTAAATCACTCAGTATATTCCGGTCGTACAGGCAATGCGGGCGTCTTTGGACCAATGCCGGCAATTGATGAGAATGGCAAGATTACGACGCTGATCGATCACGCCTCGATTTTCACATTAGAAAAAAAACTTCAATCCGAAGGCATTGATCGTTCACCCCTTTGGCATTCTGCCAAAGCGTGGGACGGTCTTGGAATCTTCTTAGATGACTGGATTGAGAACACAGCGCGCCATCTGGCTAGAGCTATCGTTGCATCATGCGCGGTTATAGATTTTGAAGCCGCTATAATTGACGGAGCATTTCCCTCACAAATCCGACATCGAATTGTGGAGGCCATAAAGATAGAATTAGAAAGCCTTGATACGCGCGGCCTGAATAGCCCAAATGTTCTTGAGGGAATAGTCGGGCATAACGCACGCGTAATTGGTGGCGCCTGCCAACCGTTACTATCAAAGTTCCTGCTTAATCAAAATGTACTATTCAAGGAAATGACTTGA
- a CDS encoding ABC transporter permease produces MTEPQDFEKVIKDSPQSVADFSEDHQGFAHRLHVFLHQTPSAVPLIVLVISIAIFGILLGSKFFSPFALTLILQQVAIVGIVGAAQSLVILTAGIDLSVGAIMVLSSVVMGQFTFRYGLPVEIAVAAGLAVGTICGYINGWLIAVMKLPPFIVTLGMWQIILATNFLYSANETIRSQDIAKNAQLLHFFGEKIKVGGAVFTYGVIFMVLLIILLAYMLRETAWGRHVYAVGDDPDAAELSGVRVKRTLISVYALAGLICAFAGWALIGRIGSVSPTSGQLSNIESITAVVIGGISLFGGRGSILGMLFGALIVGVFTLGLRLLGADAQWTYLLIGALIIGAVALDQWIRKVAG; encoded by the coding sequence ATGACTGAACCTCAAGATTTTGAAAAAGTTATTAAAGATAGCCCGCAGTCAGTTGCTGATTTCAGCGAAGACCATCAAGGGTTTGCCCATCGGTTGCATGTGTTTTTACATCAAACCCCATCTGCGGTACCCCTTATCGTACTTGTTATTTCTATAGCTATTTTTGGAATTTTACTGGGATCGAAATTTTTCTCCCCGTTTGCATTAACTTTGATCCTTCAGCAAGTTGCGATTGTCGGGATTGTTGGTGCTGCGCAATCCCTTGTGATTTTAACCGCCGGTATTGATCTATCCGTCGGCGCGATCATGGTTTTATCATCCGTCGTCATGGGGCAATTTACCTTTCGCTATGGTTTGCCTGTAGAAATTGCGGTCGCAGCTGGTCTGGCGGTCGGAACGATTTGCGGGTACATAAATGGTTGGTTGATCGCGGTGATGAAGCTTCCTCCATTTATTGTAACGCTTGGAATGTGGCAAATTATTCTTGCAACAAATTTCCTTTATTCCGCTAATGAAACTATCCGAAGTCAGGATATCGCCAAGAATGCTCAGTTGCTGCATTTCTTCGGTGAGAAAATTAAGGTCGGAGGCGCTGTCTTTACCTATGGCGTAATCTTCATGGTTCTGTTGATTATCCTGCTTGCTTATATGCTGAGGGAAACTGCCTGGGGACGGCATGTCTATGCCGTTGGTGATGATCCTGATGCGGCTGAACTCTCTGGCGTTCGGGTGAAACGCACGCTTATCTCGGTATATGCCCTTGCGGGTCTTATATGTGCCTTTGCGGGATGGGCACTTATCGGTCGCATTGGTTCTGTTTCCCCCACATCAGGGCAATTATCAAATATTGAATCTATCACGGCGGTGGTGATTGGTGGTATTTCACTCTTTGGTGGTAGAGGCTCCATTTTGGGTATGCTATTCGGCGCGCTCATAGTTGGTGTGTTCACTTTGGGGCTGAGACTTCTGGGCGCAGACGCACAATGGACTTACCTGCTTATAGGGGCTTTGATTATTGGTGCCGTAGCTCTGGATCAGTGGATTAGAAAGGTGGCAGGATGA
- a CDS encoding sugar ABC transporter substrate-binding protein: MKKSIIKASLAALALTAMSATSSFAMDKVGACLITKTDTNPFFVKMKEGATAKAEELGIELKSFAGKVDGDHETQVAAIETCIADGAKGILLTASDTSSIVTAVTQARDAGLVVIALDTPLEPIDSADATFATDNFLAGELIGQWAAAKLGMEAKNAKIAMLDLAVSQPSVGVLRDQGFLKGFGIDLGDPNKWGDETDSRIVGNDVTAGNEEGGRKAMENLLAKDPMINVVYTINEPAAAGAYEALKSIGRENDVLIVSVDGGCPGVANVKDGIIGATSQQYPLLMASLGIEAIAAWAKDGTKPAPTPGKDFFDTGVALVTDQAVDGVESINVQEGMDRCWG, from the coding sequence ATGAAAAAATCAATTATAAAGGCAAGTCTTGCTGCATTGGCACTTACAGCGATGTCTGCAACAAGTTCATTTGCAATGGATAAAGTTGGCGCGTGTTTGATTACTAAAACAGATACGAATCCATTCTTTGTTAAAATGAAAGAAGGTGCAACTGCGAAAGCTGAAGAGCTTGGCATCGAATTAAAATCATTTGCTGGTAAGGTTGATGGCGATCATGAAACTCAGGTTGCAGCTATTGAAACGTGTATTGCAGATGGTGCGAAAGGTATCCTTTTAACTGCATCTGATACATCTTCAATTGTAACGGCAGTTACTCAAGCCCGTGATGCTGGTCTTGTTGTTATTGCACTTGATACTCCGCTTGAGCCAATTGATTCAGCCGATGCTACATTTGCAACAGATAATTTCCTTGCTGGCGAACTTATCGGCCAATGGGCTGCTGCTAAACTTGGCATGGAAGCAAAGAACGCGAAGATTGCAATGCTTGATTTGGCTGTAAGCCAACCGTCTGTTGGCGTACTGCGTGATCAGGGCTTCCTCAAAGGTTTTGGTATCGATCTTGGCGATCCTAATAAATGGGGCGATGAAACAGATTCGCGCATCGTTGGCAATGACGTGACCGCAGGTAATGAAGAAGGTGGTCGTAAAGCCATGGAGAACCTTCTTGCAAAAGATCCAATGATCAATGTTGTTTACACAATTAATGAGCCTGCTGCTGCTGGTGCTTACGAAGCACTTAAATCAATTGGTCGTGAAAATGATGTTCTGATTGTGTCTGTTGATGGTGGGTGCCCGGGCGTTGCCAACGTTAAAGATGGTATCATCGGTGCAACATCGCAACAATATCCGTTGCTAATGGCATCTCTTGGTATTGAGGCAATTGCTGCATGGGCAAAAGATGGGACGAAGCCTGCGCCGACACCAGGAAAAGATTTCTTTGACACAGGTGTTGCATTGGTGACAGATCAAGCAGTTGATGGCGTTGAGTCAATTAATGTTCAGGAAGGCATGGATCGTTGCTGGGGCTAA
- a CDS encoding cob(I)yrinic acid a,c-diamide adenosyltransferase translates to MVTLNKIYTKTGDDGTTALVSGERRVKHDLRVEAYGTVDELNAFIGAARLDVADPHVDNMLNLIQNDCFDLGADLANPQSDSDMEFEPLRVVDTQVSKLEGYIDELNAELSPLKSFVLPGGSRAAANLHQARTIARRAERVATHLAEQANEEVNPLAIKYLNRLSDFLFVAARWCNNKGADDVLWIPGKNR, encoded by the coding sequence ATGGTAACGCTGAATAAGATTTATACGAAGACGGGCGATGATGGCACGACGGCTCTGGTTAGTGGTGAACGACGTGTAAAGCATGATTTACGTGTTGAAGCCTATGGCACCGTTGATGAGCTGAATGCTTTTATAGGTGCTGCCAGGCTGGATGTTGCTGATCCTCATGTCGACAATATGTTAAACCTTATCCAGAATGATTGCTTTGATCTGGGTGCTGACTTGGCTAATCCTCAAAGTGATTCTGACATGGAGTTTGAACCTTTGCGAGTTGTCGATACGCAAGTTTCCAAGCTTGAAGGATATATTGACGAACTAAATGCAGAGCTTTCTCCATTAAAGTCGTTTGTATTGCCAGGCGGATCGCGCGCTGCTGCAAACTTGCATCAGGCAAGAACGATTGCTCGTCGTGCAGAGCGTGTTGCTACACATTTGGCAGAACAAGCCAATGAGGAGGTTAATCCGCTGGCCATCAAATACTTAAACAGATTGTCAGATTTCCTATTTGTTGCAGCTCGATGGTGCAATAATAAGGGGGCTGATGATGTGCTTTGGATACCTGGCAAAAACCGCTGA
- a CDS encoding ATP-binding cassette domain-containing protein, with protein MEPILTGRNLVKRYGKVTALDHCDFDLYPGEILAVIGDNGAGKSTLIKAVSGAVTPDEGEIFLDGKSVHFTSPIQGREHGIETVYQTLAMSPALSIADNMFMGRELRKPGIMGDLFRRLDRKKMEEIAREKLSELGLLTIQNINQAVETLSGGQRQGVAVARAAAFGSKVIIMDEPTAALGVKESRKVMELIQDVKSKGIPIVLISHNMPQVFEVADRIHVHRLGKRLCVINPKDYTMSDAVAFMTGAKEPEIA; from the coding sequence ATGGAACCAATTCTCACCGGTCGTAATCTTGTTAAGCGATACGGCAAAGTGACAGCACTTGATCATTGTGATTTTGATCTGTACCCGGGTGAAATTCTTGCGGTTATCGGCGATAATGGTGCTGGTAAATCAACGCTTATTAAGGCTGTTTCAGGTGCTGTTACGCCAGATGAAGGCGAGATATTCCTTGATGGAAAATCGGTACATTTTACCTCCCCTATTCAGGGGCGGGAACATGGAATTGAAACAGTTTATCAAACGCTTGCCATGTCGCCTGCATTATCAATCGCTGATAATATGTTTATGGGCCGTGAATTGCGCAAGCCCGGCATTATGGGTGATTTATTCAGACGCCTTGACCGCAAGAAAATGGAAGAGATTGCACGGGAAAAGCTTTCCGAGTTGGGACTTTTAACAATCCAGAATATCAATCAGGCTGTTGAGACTTTATCCGGTGGGCAAAGACAAGGCGTTGCCGTTGCGCGCGCGGCGGCATTTGGTTCAAAAGTTATCATCATGGATGAACCGACGGCGGCGCTTGGTGTTAAAGAATCGCGAAAAGTCATGGAACTGATCCAAGATGTAAAATCAAAGGGCATCCCAATTGTGCTTATTTCACACAACATGCCACAGGTCTTTGAAGTTGCTGATCGAATTCATGTTCACAGACTTGGCAAACGTTTGTGCGTTATCAATCCGAAAGACTATACAATGTCGGATGCTGTTGCATTTATGACAGGCGCAAAAGAGCCAGAAATTGCTTAA
- a CDS encoding twin transmembrane helix small protein encodes MATITYGLAIIFMIAVAVVLVRGLINMVRAGDGNLSNKLMRMRILLQAIAVVLIVATLWLTGGGR; translated from the coding sequence ATGGCTACAATCACTTATGGTCTGGCAATTATTTTTATGATCGCGGTTGCCGTGGTCTTGGTACGTGGCCTCATTAATATGGTGCGTGCCGGCGATGGAAATCTGTCTAATAAGCTCATGCGTATGCGCATTCTTTTGCAAGCAATCGCTGTGGTTTTGATTGTAGCAACGCTTTGGCTAACCGGCGGAGGGCGCTAA
- a CDS encoding rhomboid family intramembrane serine protease encodes MFIPLYDDNKLNHIRFQWVTLAIIILNVLLWLLMAGFGEESSFSASVVLGFGFIPSIASGLTELSPELLLFPEWLNYVSYAFVHGGFIHLAGNMVFLWVFSDNVEDAMGHVRFVIFYCVCAAAGAYFHGLLQPESDAPLIGASGAAAGMASAYLLLHPRVRIWTLAFGRIPLPLPSYIMIGLWILFQFYMLITDFDGQVSWGAHVGGILAGAVLVFFMKRKSVKLFQKPRLLDEIPENDEERATLG; translated from the coding sequence ATGTTTATACCTTTATATGATGATAACAAGCTGAATCACATTCGCTTTCAGTGGGTGACCTTAGCAATAATTATTTTAAATGTTCTGCTTTGGTTGCTTATGGCAGGGTTTGGTGAGGAAAGCAGCTTTAGCGCTTCAGTTGTTCTTGGTTTTGGTTTCATTCCTTCCATCGCCAGTGGTTTAACCGAACTTTCTCCAGAATTGCTCCTTTTTCCTGAATGGCTAAACTATGTCAGCTATGCCTTTGTACATGGAGGTTTTATCCACCTTGCAGGCAATATGGTTTTTCTTTGGGTTTTTAGCGATAATGTTGAAGATGCGATGGGGCACGTTCGCTTTGTTATTTTCTATTGTGTCTGTGCCGCTGCCGGGGCTTATTTTCATGGACTTTTACAACCAGAGTCCGATGCTCCGCTGATTGGAGCCTCTGGTGCTGCCGCAGGAATGGCATCTGCTTATTTGTTGCTACACCCTCGTGTTAGGATTTGGACGTTGGCATTTGGTCGAATTCCACTACCGTTGCCAAGCTACATTATGATTGGATTATGGATTCTGTTTCAGTTTTACATGCTAATAACGGATTTTGATGGTCAGGTATCCTGGGGTGCACATGTAGGTGGTATTCTCGCAGGAGCTGTTTTGGTTTTCTTCATGAAGCGAAAGTCCGTCAAGCTTTTCCAAAAACCTCGCCTCTTAGATGAAATTCCTGAAAATGATGAGGAGCGAGCGACTTTGGGTTGA
- the maiA gene encoding maleylacetoacetate isomerase, which yields MGEIVLYDYWRSSASYRLRIALNLLELDYKTVSVDLLKKDHKSDEHLSRNPQGLVPVLDIDGQQFTQSLAILDYLRKTRGLFLYSEDAAQRAKVTALAHVLAVDVHPVCNLGVVAHVSQILPEQENVREDWMEHFISKGLYAFESLLSDIKLTPFIDGGKPGIAEICLIPQLYNADRWNVDYSDCPNIISLATACGELDAFVRAQPEQVHTS from the coding sequence ATGGGTGAGATCGTACTATATGATTACTGGCGTTCATCCGCCAGTTATCGGTTGCGTATTGCACTTAATCTTCTTGAATTGGATTATAAAACGGTCTCTGTTGATCTTTTAAAGAAGGATCATAAATCAGATGAACACCTGAGTAGAAACCCGCAAGGTCTGGTGCCTGTTCTCGACATTGATGGACAACAGTTTACGCAGTCACTTGCTATACTCGATTATTTACGCAAAACACGTGGGTTATTTTTATATTCGGAAGATGCTGCACAAAGAGCAAAGGTAACCGCACTTGCACACGTTTTGGCTGTTGATGTTCATCCTGTTTGTAATTTGGGTGTTGTTGCTCATGTTTCACAGATATTGCCAGAGCAGGAAAATGTACGGGAAGATTGGATGGAACATTTCATATCTAAAGGTTTATATGCCTTTGAATCTTTGTTATCCGACATAAAGTTGACGCCATTTATCGACGGCGGAAAGCCCGGCATTGCAGAAATCTGCCTTATCCCGCAGCTCTATAATGCAGATAGATGGAATGTAGATTACTCTGATTGTCCGAATATAATTAGCCTTGCAACTGCATGTGGGGAACTGGATGCTTTTGTTCGTGCTCAGCCGGAACAAGTTCACACTTCGTAA
- a CDS encoding M20 aminoacylase family protein, with protein MPILNSLNELHVEITDWRRKLHQNPELQYDVFETAKFVEEQLRSFGVDEITTGLGKTGLVALIRGNGGPGKTIGLRADMDALPIEEISGKPWASKTKGKMHACGHDGHTSMLLGAAKHLASTRNFKGTVALIFQPAEEGGAGAKAMIDDGMLDTFAIDEVFAMHNMPGIPVGEFAICHGAIWASTDEFEITLTGRGGHAAYPHTATDTIVAGANVVTALQTVASRNTNPLESLVISVTKFHAGTAMNVLPEQAVISGTIRTLKNELRDLAETRLKSIANNIAASYDMAAEVHYKRNYPVTVNHNTQTDFAADIAAEIVGENKVNRMAAPNMGAEDFSYMLEQRPGTYIMMGNGDTPALHNAAYDFNDEAIPYGVSYWVKLAERALA; from the coding sequence ATGCCTATACTCAACAGCTTAAACGAACTCCATGTCGAAATTACGGATTGGCGGCGTAAACTCCACCAAAACCCTGAACTTCAATATGATGTGTTTGAAACAGCGAAATTTGTTGAAGAGCAACTAAGATCGTTTGGCGTGGATGAGATCACAACAGGCTTGGGTAAAACAGGCCTTGTTGCGCTTATTAGGGGAAATGGTGGCCCCGGCAAAACCATCGGCCTTCGCGCGGATATGGATGCACTTCCGATTGAAGAAATATCAGGCAAGCCTTGGGCATCCAAAACAAAGGGCAAGATGCATGCTTGCGGGCATGATGGCCATACATCTATGCTTTTAGGAGCGGCCAAACACCTCGCTTCAACACGCAATTTCAAAGGCACCGTCGCTCTAATCTTCCAACCTGCTGAAGAGGGTGGCGCAGGTGCAAAAGCAATGATCGACGATGGCATGCTCGACACATTTGCTATTGATGAAGTTTTTGCAATGCATAATATGCCCGGTATCCCGGTTGGCGAGTTTGCCATTTGCCACGGCGCAATTTGGGCATCCACTGATGAGTTTGAGATAACACTGACGGGGCGCGGTGGTCATGCCGCATATCCACATACTGCAACAGATACAATTGTGGCAGGTGCTAATGTGGTAACGGCCCTGCAAACAGTCGCATCACGAAACACCAACCCGCTTGAAAGTCTGGTTATTTCAGTGACAAAATTTCACGCTGGAACGGCCATGAATGTACTGCCCGAACAGGCTGTTATTTCCGGGACAATACGAACCCTCAAAAACGAGTTACGTGATCTTGCCGAAACGCGCCTTAAAAGCATCGCCAATAATATTGCGGCAAGTTATGACATGGCAGCAGAGGTTCACTACAAACGGAACTACCCAGTGACTGTCAATCACAACACGCAAACAGATTTTGCCGCTGATATTGCAGCCGAAATTGTCGGCGAAAATAAGGTCAACAGAATGGCTGCACCAAACATGGGCGCCGAAGATTTTTCCTACATGCTCGAACAGCGACCAGGCACGTATATTATGATGGGCAACGGCGATACACCCGCACTTCACAACGCAGCATATGACTTTAATGACGAAGCTATACCCTATGGTGTTTCGTACTGGGTTAAACTTGCAGAGCGAGCACTCGCATAA
- a CDS encoding D-alanyl-D-alanine carboxypeptidase family protein — protein sequence MNRYTRLSTTQWLRAFAVVLSVIIFSSFSFQSTAFAGPYITVDAGSGRVINHDQAFQKWYPASITKIMTAYLAFKAVKSGRLSMKSMVTMSKYAASKPASKMYFKPGTQFTLDSGLKFLLVKSANDVAVAIAETISGSEQAFVNLMNREARRIGMISTRFANPNGLPGGTQYTTARDLAVLAVTVRREFPRYQSYFSLEGFSTGKKKYTNYNLLLGRFAGANGMKTGFICASGFNLVGSATRGGKSIITVVLGAKSQEARAELAAELLQAGFRGKRTNAKLSTLQPYGATRNQLANIRNQICTKEARAARYDGRDVEGKMVLKSPYIKAMRREPRVVSAPFSAVVAASAKLPRSRNVPIPAPRPKR from the coding sequence ATGAATCGTTATACTCGGCTGTCTACCACGCAGTGGCTTCGAGCATTTGCTGTGGTCTTATCTGTGATCATATTTTCCAGTTTTAGTTTTCAAAGTACAGCCTTTGCTGGACCTTATATTACCGTTGATGCTGGTTCTGGCCGAGTTATCAACCACGATCAGGCATTTCAGAAGTGGTATCCTGCGTCAATTACCAAGATCATGACAGCCTATCTTGCTTTTAAGGCAGTAAAATCGGGTCGTTTAAGTATGAAATCAATGGTAACGATGAGCAAATATGCCGCATCTAAGCCGGCGAGTAAAATGTATTTTAAGCCGGGAACGCAGTTTACACTCGATTCCGGTCTTAAGTTTCTGTTGGTTAAATCTGCAAATGATGTAGCGGTTGCGATTGCTGAAACGATCAGTGGTTCGGAGCAGGCATTTGTTAATCTTATGAATAGGGAAGCCAGACGTATTGGTATGATATCCACGCGCTTTGCTAATCCTAACGGTTTACCTGGTGGAACTCAGTATACAACAGCGCGAGATTTAGCCGTGCTTGCCGTGACTGTGCGCCGTGAATTTCCACGTTATCAGTCATATTTTTCGTTGGAGGGTTTTTCAACGGGTAAGAAAAAGTACACAAATTATAACCTGCTATTAGGTCGTTTTGCCGGTGCTAATGGTATGAAAACAGGATTCATTTGTGCGTCTGGTTTCAATCTAGTTGGTTCCGCCACACGCGGTGGTAAAAGCATTATCACTGTAGTTTTGGGTGCAAAAAGCCAAGAGGCGCGGGCTGAACTTGCCGCTGAGCTGTTGCAGGCCGGATTTAGAGGCAAGCGGACAAATGCTAAACTATCAACACTTCAGCCCTACGGCGCAACTCGCAACCAACTAGCCAATATCCGCAATCAGATTTGCACTAAAGAAGCTCGAGCTGCCCGCTATGATGGGCGCGATGTTGAAGGGAAAATGGTGCTTAAATCACCATATATAAAGGCAATGCGTCGTGAACCAAGGGTTGTTTCCGCACCGTTTAGCGCTGTTGTCGCAGCAAGTGCAAAATTGCCGAGATCAAGAAATGTTCCTATTCCTGCACCACGTCCCAAACGCTAA